In Eretmochelys imbricata isolate rEreImb1 chromosome 14, rEreImb1.hap1, whole genome shotgun sequence, a genomic segment contains:
- the LOC144274859 gene encoding tripartite motif-containing protein 75-like — MGTPAPPGERKRKAEGLEPLAPISLAGRELEDAICRICQEYLTDPVTIECGHNFCRGCITQRCAGVETAACPQCGETFQKRAFRSNTQLGSIVQFIKQLWKRSRKGNVCEKHGKELTWFCKEDGKALCEDCKGSPAHHSHAVIPMGKAAHESKGEASTSSRSENVNIQEQEAISTQQQELRGSGKALPLWVES; from the exons ATGGGGACACCTGCTCCACCAGGGGAGAGAAAACGTAAGGCTGAGGGTCTGGAACCCCTGGCTCCAATATCCTTAGCTGGTAGAGAGCTAGAAGATGCCATTTGTCGTATCTGTCAAGAGTATTTGACAGACCCAGTGACTATAGAGTGTGGGCACAACTTCTGCCGGGGCTGCATCACCCAGCGCTGTGCAGGAGTGGAGACAGCCGCCTGTCCTCAGTGTGGAGAAACGTTCCAGAAAAGAGCCTTCAGGTCCAACACACAGCTGGGCAGCATAGTACAATTCATCAAACAACTGTGGAAAAGGAGTAGGAAAGGGAATGTCTGTGAGAAACATGGCAAAGAGCTCACATGGTTCTGTAAGGAGGATGGCAAAGCCCTTTGTGAGGATTGCAAAGGATCCCCAGCTCACCACTCTCACGCTGTGATTCCCATGGGAAAGGCTGCCCACGAGTCCAAG GGGGAGGCAAGCACATCAAGCAG GAGTGAAAATGTGAACATTCAGGAACAGGAAGCCATTTCTACTCAACAGCAGGAGCTCAGAG